The Ignavibacteria bacterium sequence GGTTAGAGCAATGGAATCATAATCCATGTGTCGGGGGTTCGAATCCCTCCCCCGCTACAATTCAACGGGAGAAGTTAAATGTATACATTCTTAGTATTTATTTCAGTAATAATTGCTGCATTACTGGTAATCATGATACTCATGCAGTCAAGCAAAGGCGGCGGTCTGGCCGGTACATTCGGCGGAGCAGCTAACTTTGGAACAATGTTTGGCTCAAGAAGAACGGCAGATTTCTTAAGCAAGGGCACATGGTGGCTTGCTGGAGCTCTGGTGGTCCTTACTATTATCATTAACTTATTCTTCCTGCCGGGGCAGTCAACAGTAAACCAGAGAGAAAGCGTAATTCAGAGATCTGGTAATGTTCCCACTCAGGGATCAGTCCCGCAGCAGCGTACCGCACCTCAGGGCGGCCGTTAACATTAAGTTAATTCCAAAATGAGTTTTTTCATAAAGCCCGCTACTTTGTAACGGGCTTTTTCCTTTTTAAAAAGGAATTTATCACTCCCGTGTTAAATGCGGCACTGATGAAAGACTTCCTGACTATACATAAAGCATCAATACCCCCGATAGTACTAATACTACCCATCCGGCGGCGGTTAAATATAAATTATTAGAAAAATCCTTTGAATTTAAGCTAAAAACAGCCTTTTTGAAAAAGTAGTATCAGTACTACTTTCAATTTAAAATATAAAGGCTATATTTGCCTTAAAAATGCCGGGAATTTTTCATGGATAAAAACACGGTTAAAAGCCTACTTAAAGGCTCGCTATGGAAAGAATATATCTATTGCGAGCAGTACCAGGATAAGTTTTATCTCTGTAAGGCAATCCGTGAAATCCTGCCCGA is a genomic window containing:
- the secG gene encoding preprotein translocase subunit SecG, whose amino-acid sequence is MYTFLVFISVIIAALLVIMILMQSSKGGGLAGTFGGAANFGTMFGSRRTADFLSKGTWWLAGALVVLTIIINLFFLPGQSTVNQRESVIQRSGNVPTQGSVPQQRTAPQGGR